A genomic stretch from Sebastes fasciatus isolate fSebFas1 chromosome 23, fSebFas1.pri, whole genome shotgun sequence includes:
- the eri1 gene encoding 3'-5' exoribonuclease 1, whose translation MDEHKENIHTKDVNVKMSDVNTREDEKAKPCSRICPEEESAPQVSPSQSNSDFSHPVYKEISLANGHINRMSKEELRIKLADLQLDTRGVKDVMKKRLKSHYKKQKLLQTAAEGGPTDTYYDYICVVDFEATCEEDNPADFHHEIIEFPMVLINTHTLEIVDSFQEYVKPELNPQLSDFCVKLTGITQKMVDEADLFPDVLQRVVAWLQERELGTKYKYAMLTDGAWDMSKFLNIQCRLSRIRYPVFAKKWINIRKSYGNFYKVPRTQTKLSTMLEKLGLKYEGRPHSGLDDSRNIARIALRMLQDGCQLRVNERMHAGQLLSVPSSAPVEGAPPPHNPRSRD comes from the exons ATGGATGAGCACAAGGAGAACATACACACAAAGGACGTCAACGTGAAGATGTCTGACGTTAACACGAGAGAGGATGAAAAG GCGAAGCCTTGCAGTAGGATATGTCCTGAAGAAGAATCTGCTCCTCAGGTGTCCCCGTCTCAGTCCAACAGTGACTTCAGTCATCCAGTGTACAAAGAGATCTCTCTGGCTAATGGACACATCAACCGCATGTCCAAAGAGGAGCTTCGGATCAAGTTAGCAGACCTGCAGCTCGACACAAG AGGTGTAAAGGACGTGATGAAGAAGAGGTTGAAGAGCCACTATAAGAAGCAGAAGCTGTTGCAGACGGCCGCTGAGGGAGGACCAACTGACACCTACTATGACTACATCTGCGTGGTGGACTTCGAAGCGACGTGTGAAGAGGATAATCCTGCAGACTTCCATCATGAAATCATTGAGTTCCCCATGGTTCTCATCAACACGCACACCTTAGAGATT GTGGACTCCTTTCAGGAATATGTGAAACCAGAGTTGAACCCACAGCTTTCAGACTTTTGCGTGAAGTTAACAGGAATAACACAG AAAATGGTGGATGAAGCAGACCTGTTTCCAGATGTCCTTCAGCGGGTCGTCGCTTGGCTTCAGGAGAGGGAGCTCGGGACAAAGTACAAATACGCCATGCTGACTGACGG GGCCTGGGATATGAGCAAGTTCCTCAACATCCAGTGCCGGCTTAGTCGGATCAGATATCCGGTTTTTGCAAAGAAGTGGATAAACATCAGGAAATCATACGGGAACTTCTACAAG GTCCCCCGCACACAGACGAAGCTGAGCACCATGTTGGAGAAGTTAGGTCTGAAATACGAAGGCCGTCCTCACTCTGGGCTGGACGACTCACGCAACATCGCCAGGATAGCTCTACGCATGCTGCAGGATGGGTGTCAGCTGCGCGTCAACGAACGCATGCACGCCGGTCAGCTGCTCTCCGTTCCCAGCTCAGCTCCAGTGGAGGGAGCTCCTCCACCACATAACCCCCGCAGCAGGGACTAG